In Nothobranchius furzeri strain GRZ-AD chromosome 18, NfurGRZ-RIMD1, whole genome shotgun sequence, a single genomic region encodes these proteins:
- the rpap1 gene encoding RNA polymerase II-associated protein 1 isoform X2: MLQRPKPTDSEDDLLREQERFLTSGAPSAASVIRRPDKRRGEPGDGGEHSRENEGNQKDVVTIEDLPDELPSLTPAAPKKSRFKSSRVTFEDAEERLDQHDTHISAVLSRIVERDTSCAPISLPVFTDRAFPKVLHRLETSSQVPPLLVKGKKSIFARQIAAQRLKEEKKPSPPSSEAPQDPESRQQSLLHDAHSDPGLSDDAGPRLVFGDGLQSPDSTGETMRIHKENQIKLQTMSQAEIMEEQNKLLSQLDPRLVEFIRSHKAQSVLSSDSPSKHTTEKSSKRDPPPENLTTGSSGAAVPSQEVEMEEEEKPAVTVKNLPVKPQREWVHMDKLEPEKLEWMRDLPSPRKKGTKKAMQARFDFVGTLIPPSEDLPTHLGLHHHGEEPERAGYSLQELFLLARSQFIQQRSLALSTLANILSKARAGAYLSVLNGSVVSTLLDAGLLFLLRFGLDDGVEGVMSAAVQALKALLVCAEDEECLDFTFSWFRGMASFPLLPFAQEEEEDEEDEGLDESMKETAKEKEERKSDYEVSRQDVVKGLLKMKLLPRLRYILEVVRPSPPVVQDVLQILTRIARHSSSSVTQVLDCPRLMETVMSEFLPASWKSLSLNPPSVYGLPLASAMKLLRVLASSGRHTCARLLNSLGARERLSCLLSADPSELLLEPSEALSITTEAYRLWAVAAAYGQACRLYIDLYPALVRTLQSIHSLLSSSGPLLSLQIHRLLALVSLLTHVTHTAGCHQELQAGMICAQGEECPPPPPVSWGHVTGLQATLLGHLKGFIKSLDDPAQKDGSLALIPAYLVYLQAYYHQLSRQNCFKPVETLQELELLTSEVLLPLTSHWVVHDLIKKLRPSSVVCNIQSSPPGPDTTPNLPGLACPGWRDRPGLVVPSSPFPLLTGLGLLLETVTGIHKGLSIKFSGLLVSEPVIGYLQSCSQATPTLSPSRAWLLRHEHHLLYLLLRLAQKLVTVESTVANHSSLYHQVALVLLPWLLPGSEHLAHELLSSIIFNKQFLTEGHSGGPEAVELEELRLHEHTHRNSAPSLQTVGALLREACTQLPSIRGCFLTHLAHLEPSVLASRDAFLGRNPWINSHLLPELSGPTVPSDWCFLPLISLYEQTGVSAGGGLAVEELPRGALQAVTHCLQWLLMLEIWRGEALKMILPVAKLARLSCVFLCSSDLFLERPVQKLTWGLFRLLTRKSKLDSLDLDVPPPGLASFHDLYTALLTQYEAVSFGDRLFGCWVLLPLQRRYSATMRLAVFGEHVGMLRSLGVTLDQLSIPIEAFTSPPEDSLPLLRLYFRSLVTGTLRSSWCPVLYAVALSHVNSFVFSQDAAAQEVEAARQSMLRKIYYLTDEVLRNHLLLFRLPQQHLQLGFDTYEQLPPIRAKRLEIVLRLQGDKGDREERRSET; the protein is encoded by the exons ATGTTGCAGCGTCCGAAACCCACTGACTCCGAAGACGACCTCCTGAGAGAGCAGGAGCGCTTCCTGACCTCTGGTGCTCCATCTGCTGCAAGCGTGATCCGCCGTCCTGACAAGAGGAGAGGGGAACCTGGAGACGGAGGAGAACACAGCAGGGAGAATGAAGGAAATCAGAAGGACGTGGTCACCATAGAAG ATCTTCCAGATGAACTCCCCTCTCTGACTCCAGCCGCTCCCAAGAAGTCCCGCTTCAAATCCAGTCGGGTCACTTTTGAGGATGCTGAAGAGAGGCTGGACCAACATGATACTCACATCAGTGCCGTTCTTTCCAGGATTGTT GAGAGAGATACCAGCTGTGCACCAATATCTCTGCCAGTATTTACAGACCGGGCGTTCCCCAAGGTGCTGCACCGCTTAGAAACCAGCAGTCAG GTGCCACCTTTGTTGGTTAAAGGAAAGAAGAGCATCTTTGCTCGTCAGATTGCTGCTCAGAGATTAAAGGAGGAGAAGAAACCTTCACCTCCTTCCTCCGAAGCACCTCAGGATCCTGAGTCCAGACAGCAGAGTCTCCTTCATGATGCTCACAGTGACCCAGGTCTTAGTGATGATGCTG GTCCCAGGTTGGTGTTTGGTGATGGGCTTCAGAGTCCAGACAGCACAGGAGAAACCATGAGGATCCACAAGGAGAACCAGATCAAGCTCCAAACCATGTCTCAGGCTGAGATCATGGAGGAGCAAAATAAACTCCTGTCTCAGCTCG ATCCCAGACTGGTGGAGTTTATCAGATCTCACAAAGCTCAGAGTGTTCTGTCCTCTGATTCACCATCCAAACACACCACAGAGAAAAGCAGCAAGAGAGATCCTCCTCCTGAAAATCTTACCACAGGTTCTTCCGGTGCTGCTGTTCCTTCCcaagaggtggagatggaggaggaagagaaACCAGCTGTTACTG TGAAGAATCTTCCAGTAAAGCCGCAGAGGGAGTGGGTTCATATGGATAAACTAGAGCCAGAGAAGCTGGAGTGGATGAGAGACTTACCTTCACCGAGGAAGAAGGGAACCAAAAAG GCCATGCAGGCTCGGTTCGACTTTGTAGGGACCTTAATTCCACCTTCTGAGGATCTGCCGACCCACTTGGGACTGCATCACCATGGAGAAGAGCCTGAG CGAGCAGGTTACTCCCTGCAGGAGCTCTTCCTGTTAGCTCGGAGCCAGTTTATCCAGCAGAGAAGTCTGGCTCTCAGCACTTTAGCCAACATCCTCTCAAag GCTCGTGCTGGAGCGTACCTGTCGGTTCTGAACGGCAGCGTGGTGTCCACGCTGCTCGACGCCGGGCTGCTCTTCCTGCTCCGCTTTGGGCTGGATGACGGTGTGGAGGGTGTGATGTCTGCAGCTGTGCAGGCACTGAAAGCACTCCTCGTGTGTGCAGAAGATGAA GAGTGTCTGGATTTCACCTTCTCCTGGTTTCGCGGCATGGCGTCCTTTCCTCTGCTGCCATTTgctcaggaggaggaggaagatgaagagGATGAAGGTCTGGATGAAAGCATGAAGGAGACGGCAAAGGAAAAGGAAGAGAGGAAGAGTGATTATGAAGTTTCCAGACAGGATGTAGTGAAG GGCCTGCTGAAGATGAAGCTCCTCCCCAGGCTGCGCTACATTCTCGAAGTCGTCCGACCGTCACCTCCAGTGGTTCAGGACGTGCTGCAGATCCTGACACGGATCGCCCGACACTCCTCGTCATCCGTCACGCAG GTGTTGGATTGTCCTCGACTGATGGAGACGGTGATGTCCGAGTTTCTTCCCGCTTCCTGGAAGTCATTGTCCCTCAATCCTCCGTCTGTTTATGGACTCCCACTCGCCAGCGCCATGAAGCTCTTAAGGGTCTTGGCTTCCTCCGGCAGACACACCTGTGCCAGACTG TTAAATTCTCTGGGAGCGAGGGAGCGTTTGTCGTGCCTCCTGAGTGCCGATCCCagtgagctgctgctggagccgaGCGAGGCTCTCTCCATCACCACCGAGGCCTACAGGCTGTGGGCCGTAGCAGCCGCCTACGGACAGGCCTGCAGGCTCTACAT AGACCTGTATCCAGCCTTAGTGAGGACACTGCAGTCCATCCACAGCCTCCTGTCCTCCTCAGGTCCTCTGCTGTCCCTGCAGATCCACCGTCTGCTGGCTCTGGTGTCTCTGCTCACACACGTTACACACACAGCTGGCTGCCATCAGGAGCTCCAGGCTGGAATGATCTG CGCTCAGGGCGAGGAGTGCCCGCCTCCGCCTCCCGTGTCCTGGGGTCACGTCACAGGTCTGCAGGCAACCTTGTTGGGACATCTGAAGGGTTTCATCAAGAGCCTTGATGATCCGGCTCAGAAGGATGGCAGCTTGGCTCTGATTCCTGCGTATCTGGTCTACCTACAAGCTTACTACCATCAGCTCTCCAGACAG AACTGCTTCAAGCCGGTGGAGACGCTACAAGAACTGGAGCTTCTCACTTCTGAGGTTCTTCTCCCTCTCACGAGTCACTGGGTCGTTCACGATCTAATTAAAAAGCTCAG gccctcctcagtggtgtgtaacATCCAGTCCAGTCCTCCAGGTCCAGACACTACTCCTAACCTTCCTGGGTTGGCCTGCCCAGGATGGAGGGATCGTCCTGGACTGGTTGTTCCCAGCTCCCCCTTCCCTCTGTTGACAGGACTGGGACTCCTGCTGGAAACAGTCACAGGGATCCATAAAGGTCTCAGCATCAAG TTCAGTGGCCTGCTGGTGTCGGAGCCAGTGATTGGTTACCTGCAAAGCTGCAGTCAGGCCACGCCTACTCTGTCTCCCAGCAGGGCGTGGCTGCTCCGCCATGAGCACCACCTCCTGTACCTGCTGCTCAGACTGGCACAAAAACTG GTTACTGTTGAGTCAACTGTAGCGAACCATTCCTCACTTTACCACCAGGTGGCACTGGTGCTGCTTCCCTGGTTACTTCCAGGCAGTGAACACCTGGCACACGAACTGCTCTCCAGCATCATCTTCAACAAGCAGTTTTTAAC CGAGGGACACAGCGGAGGACCTGAGGCCgtggagctggaggagctgcggcTGCACGAGCACACACACCGAAACTCCGCCCCCTCCCTCCAGACTGTCGGTGCTCTCCTGAGAGAAGCCTGCACCCAGCTGCCCTCCATACGGGGCTGCTTCCTCACGCACCTCGCCCACCTGGAGCCGTCTGTGCTCGCATCACGAGACGCTTTTCTGGGCCGCAACCCGTGGATCAACTCCCATCTCCTTCCAGAGCTCAGCGGCCCCACGGTGCCCTCCGACTGGTGTTTCCTCCCGCTCATCAGCCTGTATGAGCAGACGGGGGTTTCTGCCGGCGGAGGCCTGGCGGTGGAGGAGCTTCCTCGTGGGGCTCTGCAGGCAGTGACCCACTGTCTGCAGTGGCTGCTGATGCTGGAGATCTGGAGGGGGGAGGCTCTGAAG ATGATCCTCCCCGTTGCTAAGCTGGCCCGCCTGTCCTGCGTCTTCCTGTGTTCAAGTGACTTGTTCCTGGAGAGGCCAGTTCAGAAACTGACCTGGGGTCTGTTCAGGCTGCTTACCAG GAAGTCCAAGCTGGACTCGTTGGACCTGGATGTGCCCCCCCCGGGACTCGCCTCCTTCCACGACTTGTACACAGCTCTTTTGACTCAGTATGAAGCCGTATCGTTTGGAGACCGCCTGTTTGGCTGCTGGGTGCTGTTGCCCCTGCAGAGGAGATACAGCGCCACCATGAGGCTGGCTGTGTTTGGGGAACATGTTGGGATGCTGAGGTCGCTGGGGGTCACCCTGGATCAG CTGTCCATTCCCATCGAGGCGTTCACCTCCCCCCCGGAAGACTCCCTCCCTCTCCTCCGTCTCTACTTCCGCTCTTTAGTGACGGGGACGCTGCGGTCCTCCTGGTGTCCTGTCTTATACGCCGTGGCCTTGTCTCACGTTAACTCCTTCGTCTTCTCCCAGGATGCTGCGGCACAG GAAGTGGAAGCAGCTCGACAGAGCATGTTGAGGAAGATCTACTACCTTACAGATGAG GTGTTGAGGAACCACTTGCTCCTTTTCCGCCTGCCCCAACAGCACCTCCAGCTCGGCTTTGACACCTACGAGCAGCTGCCTCCCATTAGGGCGAAGCGTCTGGAGATCGTTCTCCGTCTGCAGGGTGACAAAGGAGACAGAGAGGAGCGAAGATCGGAAACGTAG
- the rpap1 gene encoding RNA polymerase II-associated protein 1 isoform X3, with protein sequence MLQRPKPTDSEDDLLREQERFLTSGAPSAASVIRRPDKRRGEPGDGGEHSRENEGNQKDVVTIEDLPDELPSLTPAAPKKSRFKSSRVTFEDAEERLDQHDTHISAVLSRIVERDTSCAPISLPVFTDRAFPKVLHRLETSSQVPPLLVKGKKSIFARQIAAQRLKEEKKPSPPSSEAPQDPESRQQSLLHDAHSDPGPRLVFGDGLQSPDSTGETMRIHKENQIKLQTMSQAEIMEEQNKLLSQLDPRLVEFIRSHKAQSVLSSDSPSKHTTEKSSKRDPPPENLTTGSSGAAVPSQEVEMEEEEKPAVTVKNLPVKPQREWVHMDKLEPEKLEWMRDLPSPRKKGTKKAMQARFDFVGTLIPPSEDLPTHLGLHHHGEEPERAGYSLQELFLLARSQFIQQRSLALSTLANILSKARAGAYLSVLNGSVVSTLLDAGLLFLLRFGLDDGVEGVMSAAVQALKALLVCAEDEECLDFTFSWFRGMASFPLLPFAQEEEEDEEDEGLDESMKETAKEKEERKSDYEVSRQDVVKGLLKMKLLPRLRYILEVVRPSPPVVQDVLQILTRIARHSSSSVTQVLDCPRLMETVMSEFLPASWKSLSLNPPSVYGLPLASAMKLLRVLASSGRHTCARLLNSLGARERLSCLLSADPSELLLEPSEALSITTEAYRLWAVAAAYGQACRLYIDLYPALVRTLQSIHSLLSSSGPLLSLQIHRLLALVSLLTHVTHTAGCHQELQAGMICAQGEECPPPPPVSWGHVTGLQATLLGHLKGFIKSLDDPAQKDGSLALIPAYLVYLQAYYHQLSRQNCFKPVETLQELELLTSEVLLPLTSHWVVHDLIKKLRPSSVVCNIQSSPPGPDTTPNLPGLACPGWRDRPGLVVPSSPFPLLTGLGLLLETVTGIHKGLSIKFSGLLVSEPVIGYLQSCSQATPTLSPSRAWLLRHEHHLLYLLLRLAQKLVTVESTVANHSSLYHQVALVLLPWLLPGSEHLAHELLSSIIFNKQFLTEGHSGGPEAVELEELRLHEHTHRNSAPSLQTVGALLREACTQLPSIRGCFLTHLAHLEPSVLASRDAFLGRNPWINSHLLPELSGPTVPSDWCFLPLISLYEQTGVSAGGGLAVEELPRGALQAVTHCLQWLLMLEIWRGEALKMILPVAKLARLSCVFLCSSDLFLERPVQKLTWGLFRLLTRKSKLDSLDLDVPPPGLASFHDLYTALLTQYEAVSFGDRLFGCWVLLPLQRRYSATMRLAVFGEHVGMLRSLGVTLDQLSIPIEAFTSPPEDSLPLLRLYFRSLVTGTLRSSWCPVLYAVALSHVNSFVFSQDAAAQEVEAARQSMLRKIYYLTDEVLRNHLLLFRLPQQHLQLGFDTYEQLPPIRAKRLEIVLRLQGDKGDREERRSET encoded by the exons ATGTTGCAGCGTCCGAAACCCACTGACTCCGAAGACGACCTCCTGAGAGAGCAGGAGCGCTTCCTGACCTCTGGTGCTCCATCTGCTGCAAGCGTGATCCGCCGTCCTGACAAGAGGAGAGGGGAACCTGGAGACGGAGGAGAACACAGCAGGGAGAATGAAGGAAATCAGAAGGACGTGGTCACCATAGAAG ATCTTCCAGATGAACTCCCCTCTCTGACTCCAGCCGCTCCCAAGAAGTCCCGCTTCAAATCCAGTCGGGTCACTTTTGAGGATGCTGAAGAGAGGCTGGACCAACATGATACTCACATCAGTGCCGTTCTTTCCAGGATTGTT GAGAGAGATACCAGCTGTGCACCAATATCTCTGCCAGTATTTACAGACCGGGCGTTCCCCAAGGTGCTGCACCGCTTAGAAACCAGCAGTCAG GTGCCACCTTTGTTGGTTAAAGGAAAGAAGAGCATCTTTGCTCGTCAGATTGCTGCTCAGAGATTAAAGGAGGAGAAGAAACCTTCACCTCCTTCCTCCGAAGCACCTCAGGATCCTGAGTCCAGACAGCAGAGTCTCCTTCATGATGCTCACAGTGACCCAG GTCCCAGGTTGGTGTTTGGTGATGGGCTTCAGAGTCCAGACAGCACAGGAGAAACCATGAGGATCCACAAGGAGAACCAGATCAAGCTCCAAACCATGTCTCAGGCTGAGATCATGGAGGAGCAAAATAAACTCCTGTCTCAGCTCG ATCCCAGACTGGTGGAGTTTATCAGATCTCACAAAGCTCAGAGTGTTCTGTCCTCTGATTCACCATCCAAACACACCACAGAGAAAAGCAGCAAGAGAGATCCTCCTCCTGAAAATCTTACCACAGGTTCTTCCGGTGCTGCTGTTCCTTCCcaagaggtggagatggaggaggaagagaaACCAGCTGTTACTG TGAAGAATCTTCCAGTAAAGCCGCAGAGGGAGTGGGTTCATATGGATAAACTAGAGCCAGAGAAGCTGGAGTGGATGAGAGACTTACCTTCACCGAGGAAGAAGGGAACCAAAAAG GCCATGCAGGCTCGGTTCGACTTTGTAGGGACCTTAATTCCACCTTCTGAGGATCTGCCGACCCACTTGGGACTGCATCACCATGGAGAAGAGCCTGAG CGAGCAGGTTACTCCCTGCAGGAGCTCTTCCTGTTAGCTCGGAGCCAGTTTATCCAGCAGAGAAGTCTGGCTCTCAGCACTTTAGCCAACATCCTCTCAAag GCTCGTGCTGGAGCGTACCTGTCGGTTCTGAACGGCAGCGTGGTGTCCACGCTGCTCGACGCCGGGCTGCTCTTCCTGCTCCGCTTTGGGCTGGATGACGGTGTGGAGGGTGTGATGTCTGCAGCTGTGCAGGCACTGAAAGCACTCCTCGTGTGTGCAGAAGATGAA GAGTGTCTGGATTTCACCTTCTCCTGGTTTCGCGGCATGGCGTCCTTTCCTCTGCTGCCATTTgctcaggaggaggaggaagatgaagagGATGAAGGTCTGGATGAAAGCATGAAGGAGACGGCAAAGGAAAAGGAAGAGAGGAAGAGTGATTATGAAGTTTCCAGACAGGATGTAGTGAAG GGCCTGCTGAAGATGAAGCTCCTCCCCAGGCTGCGCTACATTCTCGAAGTCGTCCGACCGTCACCTCCAGTGGTTCAGGACGTGCTGCAGATCCTGACACGGATCGCCCGACACTCCTCGTCATCCGTCACGCAG GTGTTGGATTGTCCTCGACTGATGGAGACGGTGATGTCCGAGTTTCTTCCCGCTTCCTGGAAGTCATTGTCCCTCAATCCTCCGTCTGTTTATGGACTCCCACTCGCCAGCGCCATGAAGCTCTTAAGGGTCTTGGCTTCCTCCGGCAGACACACCTGTGCCAGACTG TTAAATTCTCTGGGAGCGAGGGAGCGTTTGTCGTGCCTCCTGAGTGCCGATCCCagtgagctgctgctggagccgaGCGAGGCTCTCTCCATCACCACCGAGGCCTACAGGCTGTGGGCCGTAGCAGCCGCCTACGGACAGGCCTGCAGGCTCTACAT AGACCTGTATCCAGCCTTAGTGAGGACACTGCAGTCCATCCACAGCCTCCTGTCCTCCTCAGGTCCTCTGCTGTCCCTGCAGATCCACCGTCTGCTGGCTCTGGTGTCTCTGCTCACACACGTTACACACACAGCTGGCTGCCATCAGGAGCTCCAGGCTGGAATGATCTG CGCTCAGGGCGAGGAGTGCCCGCCTCCGCCTCCCGTGTCCTGGGGTCACGTCACAGGTCTGCAGGCAACCTTGTTGGGACATCTGAAGGGTTTCATCAAGAGCCTTGATGATCCGGCTCAGAAGGATGGCAGCTTGGCTCTGATTCCTGCGTATCTGGTCTACCTACAAGCTTACTACCATCAGCTCTCCAGACAG AACTGCTTCAAGCCGGTGGAGACGCTACAAGAACTGGAGCTTCTCACTTCTGAGGTTCTTCTCCCTCTCACGAGTCACTGGGTCGTTCACGATCTAATTAAAAAGCTCAG gccctcctcagtggtgtgtaacATCCAGTCCAGTCCTCCAGGTCCAGACACTACTCCTAACCTTCCTGGGTTGGCCTGCCCAGGATGGAGGGATCGTCCTGGACTGGTTGTTCCCAGCTCCCCCTTCCCTCTGTTGACAGGACTGGGACTCCTGCTGGAAACAGTCACAGGGATCCATAAAGGTCTCAGCATCAAG TTCAGTGGCCTGCTGGTGTCGGAGCCAGTGATTGGTTACCTGCAAAGCTGCAGTCAGGCCACGCCTACTCTGTCTCCCAGCAGGGCGTGGCTGCTCCGCCATGAGCACCACCTCCTGTACCTGCTGCTCAGACTGGCACAAAAACTG GTTACTGTTGAGTCAACTGTAGCGAACCATTCCTCACTTTACCACCAGGTGGCACTGGTGCTGCTTCCCTGGTTACTTCCAGGCAGTGAACACCTGGCACACGAACTGCTCTCCAGCATCATCTTCAACAAGCAGTTTTTAAC CGAGGGACACAGCGGAGGACCTGAGGCCgtggagctggaggagctgcggcTGCACGAGCACACACACCGAAACTCCGCCCCCTCCCTCCAGACTGTCGGTGCTCTCCTGAGAGAAGCCTGCACCCAGCTGCCCTCCATACGGGGCTGCTTCCTCACGCACCTCGCCCACCTGGAGCCGTCTGTGCTCGCATCACGAGACGCTTTTCTGGGCCGCAACCCGTGGATCAACTCCCATCTCCTTCCAGAGCTCAGCGGCCCCACGGTGCCCTCCGACTGGTGTTTCCTCCCGCTCATCAGCCTGTATGAGCAGACGGGGGTTTCTGCCGGCGGAGGCCTGGCGGTGGAGGAGCTTCCTCGTGGGGCTCTGCAGGCAGTGACCCACTGTCTGCAGTGGCTGCTGATGCTGGAGATCTGGAGGGGGGAGGCTCTGAAG ATGATCCTCCCCGTTGCTAAGCTGGCCCGCCTGTCCTGCGTCTTCCTGTGTTCAAGTGACTTGTTCCTGGAGAGGCCAGTTCAGAAACTGACCTGGGGTCTGTTCAGGCTGCTTACCAG GAAGTCCAAGCTGGACTCGTTGGACCTGGATGTGCCCCCCCCGGGACTCGCCTCCTTCCACGACTTGTACACAGCTCTTTTGACTCAGTATGAAGCCGTATCGTTTGGAGACCGCCTGTTTGGCTGCTGGGTGCTGTTGCCCCTGCAGAGGAGATACAGCGCCACCATGAGGCTGGCTGTGTTTGGGGAACATGTTGGGATGCTGAGGTCGCTGGGGGTCACCCTGGATCAG CTGTCCATTCCCATCGAGGCGTTCACCTCCCCCCCGGAAGACTCCCTCCCTCTCCTCCGTCTCTACTTCCGCTCTTTAGTGACGGGGACGCTGCGGTCCTCCTGGTGTCCTGTCTTATACGCCGTGGCCTTGTCTCACGTTAACTCCTTCGTCTTCTCCCAGGATGCTGCGGCACAG GAAGTGGAAGCAGCTCGACAGAGCATGTTGAGGAAGATCTACTACCTTACAGATGAG GTGTTGAGGAACCACTTGCTCCTTTTCCGCCTGCCCCAACAGCACCTCCAGCTCGGCTTTGACACCTACGAGCAGCTGCCTCCCATTAGGGCGAAGCGTCTGGAGATCGTTCTCCGTCTGCAGGGTGACAAAGGAGACAGAGAGGAGCGAAGATCGGAAACGTAG